A genomic stretch from Solanum stenotomum isolate F172 chromosome 8, ASM1918654v1, whole genome shotgun sequence includes:
- the LOC125873544 gene encoding uncharacterized protein LOC125873544 encodes MSMEEMLKKIMADQDQLADDVNVVGTRSSLQLEELALKKRNTETANRESEPKESKVVVQEEKVQPIVKPPPPFPQKFKKQKKDECFGKFLSLLKPVHNNLPLVDVLQGIPRFAKYVKEIMANKMRLTEYETIALTEECSSKIQNRLPTKLKDPGSFTVHITIGHNIHARGLCDLRASINLMPTSLYKKLGLASPKPTTIIL; translated from the exons ATGAGCATGGAGGAGATGCTGAAAAAGATCATGGCTGATCAAGACCAGTTAGCTGATGAT GTAAACGTGGTAGGTACTCGTAGTAGTTTGCAATTGGAGGAGTTAGCTCTTAAGAAGAGGAACACTGAAACTGCGAATAGAGAAAGCGAACCCAAGGAGAGCAAAGTTGTTGTACAAGAAGAAAAAGTGCAACCAATAGTGAAACCACCTCCTCCATTCcctcaaaagttcaagaaacagAAGAAGGATGAATGTTTTGGTAAGTTCCTTTCTCTTTTGAAACCAGTTCACAATAACTTACCACTGGTAGATGTTTTGCAGGGTATACCCAGGTTTGCGAAATATGTGAAGGAGATTATGGCGAATAAAATGAGACTGACTGAATATGAAACTATTGCACTTACTGAAGAGTGCAGCTCCAAGATCCAAAATAGGTTGCCCACTAAACTGAAAGATCCAGGCAGCTTTACTGTTCATATCACTATAGGGCATAACATTCATGCGCGAGGATTATGTGATCTAAGAGCTAGTATAAATTTGATGCCAACGTCTCTGTACAAAAAACTGGGGTTGGCTAGTCCTAAACCTACTACCATCATCCTATAG